Proteins encoded by one window of Desulfurobacteriaceae bacterium:
- the rpmF gene encoding 50S ribosomal protein L32 codes for MAVPKRKVSRTRRDKRRTHWKAQKPALSVCPNCYSPKLPHRVCKSCGYYKGEVVVEVEE; via the coding sequence ATGGCAGTTCCAAAGAGGAAAGTATCAAGGACAAGAAGAGACAAAAGGAGAACACACTGGAAAGCACAAAAACCAGCACTTTCAGTATGTCCAAACTGCTACAGCCCTAAGCTTCCTCATAGGGTTTGTAAATCCTGTGGCTATTACAAGGGAGAAGTTGTTGTAGAGGTAGAGGAATAA
- the plsX gene encoding phosphate acyltransferase PlsX, producing MKVVLDAMGGDFAPQVPVEGAIQAAKEFNISVILVGDEGTIKKELSKYSYPKGKIEIVHAEDQVLMDEQPSKALKKKNSSIHIGTKLLKDGLADAFLSAGNTGAVMAISLFTLGRIKGVERPAISTILPNQNGKTFLLDVGANVDCKPYHLLQFAIMGEAYAKYVLGEKNPRVGLLNIGEEETKGNELTKEAYKLLKEARKKGLNFVGNAEGRDIYSGKFDVIVCDGFVGNVALKLSESLAKILAQILKEEIEGHFISKISAITLKPAIKGFKKRTDYAEWGGAPLLGIRKPVIISHGSSNAKAIKNAIRVASQFAKSNLDEHIEKNIEKYGKQDGY from the coding sequence ATGAAAGTTGTTCTGGATGCTATGGGGGGAGATTTTGCCCCCCAAGTTCCAGTTGAAGGGGCTATTCAAGCAGCTAAAGAGTTTAACATTTCTGTTATCTTAGTTGGAGATGAAGGAACTATAAAAAAGGAACTATCTAAATATTCTTATCCTAAGGGAAAAATAGAGATTGTCCATGCTGAAGATCAGGTTTTAATGGACGAACAGCCATCAAAGGCTCTGAAAAAGAAAAACTCTTCTATTCATATTGGAACTAAGCTTTTAAAGGATGGACTTGCAGATGCTTTCTTAAGTGCAGGAAATACCGGTGCAGTAATGGCTATATCCCTTTTTACTCTTGGAAGAATTAAAGGAGTGGAAAGACCGGCGATTTCAACGATACTTCCTAATCAGAACGGGAAAACTTTCCTCCTCGACGTTGGTGCAAACGTTGACTGTAAGCCCTATCATCTTCTCCAATTCGCAATAATGGGTGAAGCATACGCGAAATATGTTCTAGGAGAAAAAAATCCTAGAGTAGGACTTCTGAATATTGGAGAGGAAGAAACTAAAGGGAATGAATTGACTAAAGAAGCGTATAAACTTTTAAAGGAAGCTAGAAAAAAGGGATTAAACTTTGTTGGAAATGCTGAAGGTAGGGATATTTATTCTGGAAAGTTTGATGTTATAGTATGTGATGGCTTTGTAGGAAATGTAGCATTAAAACTTAGTGAAAGTCTTGCGAAAATTTTAGCTCAAATCCTAAAGGAAGAGATTGAAGGACATTTTATTTCAAAAATAAGTGCTATTACTTTAAAACCTGCAATAAAAGGGTTTAAAAAGAGAACGGATTACGCAGAATGGGGTGGAGCACCCCTTTTAGGAATCAGAAAGCCTGTAATAATATCACATGGAAGTTCAAATGCAAAAGCTATAAAAAATGCCATTAGAGTCGCTTCTCAATTTGCTAAATCCAACCTTGATGAGCACATAGAGAAAAATATTGAAAAGTACGGGAAACAGGATGGGTATTAA
- a CDS encoding beta-ketoacyl-ACP synthase III has protein sequence MGIKIVSTGSYVPSKVLTNFDLEKMVDTSDEWITTRTGIRERRISDKETTSSLAVKASLKALEGRNPQELDLIVVATATPDAFFPSTACKVQAELNNKKAIAFDVSAACTGFIYALYIADSIMRSKKLKKALVIGAERFSKIVDWGDRSTCILFGDGAGSVLLEKDEEEGILGFDLGSDGSYGEFLYVSSVGSNEEYPFYVKMKGNEVFKVAVRTMVESAKRVLEKTGISSKEIKLLIPHQANLRIINAIAERLGIDNGKIFVNLNKYGNTSAASVPLALDEAVKEGRAKKGDLVLLVAFGGGFTWGSCVLRL, from the coding sequence ATGGGTATTAAGATAGTCTCTACAGGATCTTACGTTCCATCTAAGGTTCTCACGAACTTTGATCTTGAGAAGATGGTAGACACATCTGATGAATGGATAACAACTAGGACTGGAATAAGAGAAAGGAGAATTAGCGATAAGGAAACAACTTCTAGCCTTGCGGTAAAGGCATCATTGAAAGCCTTAGAAGGTAGAAACCCTCAAGAGTTGGATTTAATAGTAGTAGCAACTGCTACTCCTGACGCTTTTTTCCCTTCTACTGCCTGTAAAGTTCAAGCAGAACTAAACAATAAGAAGGCAATTGCCTTTGATGTTTCTGCTGCCTGTACTGGTTTCATCTATGCCCTTTACATTGCAGATTCAATAATGAGGAGTAAAAAACTGAAAAAAGCTCTTGTCATTGGTGCGGAAAGGTTTTCAAAGATAGTTGATTGGGGTGATAGAAGTACATGTATCCTTTTTGGTGATGGAGCAGGATCTGTTTTACTCGAAAAGGACGAGGAAGAAGGAATATTAGGTTTTGACCTTGGATCAGATGGTTCTTATGGAGAATTTCTTTACGTTTCATCCGTTGGTTCAAATGAAGAGTATCCTTTTTACGTAAAAATGAAAGGGAATGAAGTCTTCAAAGTAGCAGTTAGAACTATGGTTGAGTCGGCAAAGAGAGTTCTTGAAAAGACGGGGATATCCTCGAAAGAAATAAAACTGCTTATCCCACATCAGGCAAACCTCAGGATAATAAATGCTATAGCAGAGAGACTAGGAATAGACAATGGAAAGATATTCGTAAATTTAAATAAATACGGTAATACAAGCGCAGCTTCCGTTCCTCTTGCTTTGGATGAGGCTGTAAAAGAAGGTAGAGCGAAGAAAGGTGATCTTGTTCTACTTGTAGCTTTTGGTGGTGGTTTTACGTGGGGATCGTGTGTTTTACGTTTATAA
- the fabK gene encoding enoyl-[acyl-carrier-protein] reductase FabK, translated as MIKTRVCELLDIEYPVLQGGMAWIADAKLAAAVSNAGGLGIIAGGNRSADELREEIRKCKELTDKPFGVNIMLMMPNAEEIVKVCLEEGVSVVTTGAGNPGKYIPAFKEKGIKVIPVVASDALAKRMERIGCDAVIAEGMEAGGHIGKLTTMVLIPSIVRAVNIPVIAAGGIALGEQAAAAFALGAEGIQVGTRFLAAKECNVHPNYKQKVLKARFNQITVTGLTTGHPVRLIENKLTKKFAELEFSGASKEELEELGKGRLRLAAEKGDVDWGSVMAGQVVGYINKEETAEEIIKDIMEGAEKVLKELCNRYAE; from the coding sequence ATGATAAAGACGAGAGTTTGTGAACTTTTAGACATAGAGTATCCTGTACTACAGGGTGGGATGGCTTGGATAGCGGATGCAAAGCTTGCAGCTGCCGTTTCGAACGCAGGAGGACTTGGAATAATTGCTGGTGGAAATAGAAGTGCGGATGAGCTTAGAGAAGAAATTAGAAAATGTAAGGAGCTTACAGATAAGCCTTTTGGCGTTAACATAATGCTTATGATGCCTAATGCCGAAGAAATTGTTAAAGTTTGTTTAGAAGAAGGAGTCTCTGTTGTAACAACAGGAGCGGGAAATCCTGGAAAGTACATTCCAGCCTTTAAAGAGAAAGGGATAAAAGTTATTCCTGTCGTTGCTAGCGATGCACTTGCAAAACGTATGGAAAGAATAGGCTGTGATGCTGTGATTGCAGAAGGTATGGAAGCTGGAGGACACATAGGTAAGCTTACAACTATGGTGCTAATTCCTTCCATTGTAAGGGCTGTAAACATTCCCGTAATTGCTGCAGGTGGCATTGCTTTAGGAGAACAAGCGGCTGCTGCATTTGCTCTAGGGGCTGAAGGTATTCAAGTTGGAACAAGGTTTTTAGCCGCAAAAGAGTGTAACGTTCATCCAAACTACAAGCAAAAGGTTTTAAAGGCAAGGTTTAACCAGATTACTGTAACTGGGCTTACTACAGGACATCCTGTTAGACTTATTGAAAATAAGCTTACGAAGAAGTTTGCAGAACTTGAGTTCTCCGGAGCTTCAAAAGAAGAACTAGAAGAACTTGGGAAAGGAAGGTTAAGACTTGCTGCTGAGAAAGGTGATGTTGACTGGGGTTCTGTAATGGCAGGACAGGTTGTTGGATATATAAATAAGGAAGAAACAGCAGAAGAAATAATTAAAGACATTATGGAAGGAGCTGAGAAAGTTCTAAAAGAACTTTGTAATCGTTACGCAGAATAA
- the ribE gene encoding 6,7-dimethyl-8-ribityllumazine synthase, which produces MKLIEGKLKAEGIKFAIVVSRFNSFITERLLEGAIDCIVRHGGKEEDITVVKVPGAFELPLVAKRLAKMDFDAVIALGAVIRGETPHFDYVAAEVSKGIATVSLEAEKPVAFGVLTTDTVEQAIDRAGTKAGNKGWEAALSAIEMVNVLREIS; this is translated from the coding sequence GTGAAGTTAATAGAAGGAAAGCTAAAAGCAGAAGGGATAAAGTTTGCAATAGTTGTTAGTAGATTTAATTCTTTTATTACAGAAAGGTTATTGGAAGGTGCAATAGACTGTATAGTTAGGCACGGTGGGAAGGAAGAAGATATAACAGTTGTAAAAGTACCGGGAGCTTTTGAACTACCATTGGTTGCTAAAAGACTTGCAAAGATGGACTTTGATGCAGTTATAGCTCTTGGGGCAGTGATAAGAGGAGAAACTCCTCACTTTGACTACGTTGCAGCAGAGGTTAGCAAAGGTATTGCAACTGTATCCTTAGAAGCTGAAAAGCCTGTAGCTTTTGGAGTTCTCACAACCGATACAGTAGAACAGGCAATAGATAGAGCTGGAACGAAAGCTGGAAACAAGGGGTGGGAAGCGGCTCTATCTGCCATAGAAATGGTAAACGTTCTGAGGGAGATCTCATGA
- the nusB gene encoding transcription antitermination factor NusB, whose translation MTNKDKMKAREHAFLMMYQYDLGKLSPEEVILNYWEDNKEKEEVKQMANRLFEKAVKNQKSIDMEISKYLKKGWFISRLLPMDRSILRVATYEILNENYSPVEAVINDAIELAKVFGEDPKSSKFINAILDKIAKSKANQ comes from the coding sequence ATGACCAACAAAGATAAAATGAAGGCAAGGGAACACGCTTTTTTAATGATGTATCAATACGATCTTGGAAAATTGTCTCCAGAAGAAGTTATTCTTAACTATTGGGAAGATAACAAGGAAAAAGAAGAAGTTAAACAAATGGCAAATAGACTTTTTGAAAAAGCGGTGAAGAATCAAAAGTCTATTGATATGGAAATATCTAAGTACCTTAAAAAAGGTTGGTTTATATCAAGACTCTTACCTATGGATAGATCTATTTTGAGAGTGGCTACATATGAAATACTAAATGAAAACTACTCTCCAGTTGAAGCAGTCATAAACGATGCAATAGAGCTTGCTAAGGTTTTTGGGGAAGACCCTAAATCTTCCAAATTTATCAATGCTATCTTAGATAAAATAGCAAAATCCAAGGCAAATCAATGA
- the lpxI gene encoding UDP-2,3-diacylglucosamine diphosphatase LpxI (LpxI, functionally equivalent to LpxH, replaces it in LPS biosynthesis in a minority of bacteria.): MKLGLLAGSGELPLEFLKSAKSKGHEAITFALAGITSPEVERLSYKVIWIKPFKLGKFLKELSKEKVEEIAILGKVEHKNALSITGLDLKGISFLFSLKEKKPETILRGIIKEIEKEGVKVIDPTPYLSHLLCEKGVIFGKLTQDLAEEAEFGMKVAKEIASLDIGQTVVIKDKAVIAVEGVEGTDKCIERGAELAGKDFIVCKAARKKQDMRIDVPTVGEKTVELVGKLGGKAIFFEAGKTYFLNKEKIKILAKKYNLVIASV; this comes from the coding sequence ATGAAATTAGGTCTTCTTGCTGGTAGTGGAGAACTTCCTTTAGAATTCCTTAAATCTGCCAAAAGCAAAGGTCATGAAGCAATTACTTTTGCCCTTGCAGGAATTACATCTCCTGAGGTAGAAAGATTATCTTACAAGGTTATTTGGATAAAACCTTTTAAACTTGGAAAATTCCTAAAAGAACTTTCAAAAGAAAAGGTAGAAGAAATCGCTATTTTAGGGAAGGTAGAACATAAGAATGCTCTTTCAATTACAGGTTTAGACCTAAAGGGTATTTCTTTTTTATTCTCTTTAAAAGAGAAAAAGCCTGAAACAATATTAAGAGGAATAATTAAAGAGATTGAAAAAGAAGGTGTAAAAGTTATAGATCCAACTCCTTACCTTTCCCATCTTTTATGTGAAAAAGGAGTTATTTTTGGGAAACTTACTCAAGATTTAGCTGAAGAAGCAGAATTTGGAATGAAGGTAGCTAAGGAAATTGCTTCCTTAGATATTGGACAAACGGTTGTTATTAAAGACAAAGCTGTAATTGCTGTTGAGGGAGTAGAAGGAACGGATAAGTGTATAGAGAGAGGGGCAGAACTGGCAGGGAAGGATTTTATCGTATGTAAAGCTGCTAGAAAGAAACAAGATATGAGAATAGATGTTCCAACAGTTGGAGAAAAGACAGTAGAACTTGTCGGAAAGTTAGGGGGAAAAGCAATATTTTTTGAGGCCGGAAAGACGTATTTTCTTAATAAAGAAAAGATAAAGATTCTTGCAAAGAAATATAACCTTGTTATAGCTTCTGTTTAG
- a CDS encoding nitrate- and nitrite sensing domain-containing protein has translation MTLEKKLRKNFLFSFFALFVPVLVLAFLLITNAYKQYEEANSLEKSIILSTKISAVIHELQKERGRTAGFLGSGGKEFIEELRTQRTITDEKIRELKNFFDIRYLSSLPAKSQQIIKEVISTELNSLTEIRLKVDKQKISVKEAINFNLLNSIGMIAKYASDAKVSRELIAYTDLILVKEKMGLERAILSIAFTKDIFTKKLFEKFLYFKAEQLAFIRAFKLTAPEEVVKFYEKTLKGEAVDEVDRMERLALATPFTGNFNVDPNYWFNTITKKINLVKKVEDFVSQKLI, from the coding sequence GTGACGCTTGAGAAAAAATTAAGAAAAAATTTTCTATTTTCATTCTTTGCGCTGTTTGTTCCCGTTTTGGTCTTAGCGTTTTTACTAATTACAAATGCTTACAAACAGTATGAAGAGGCGAATTCTCTAGAAAAAAGCATAATTCTTTCTACAAAAATTTCTGCTGTTATCCACGAGCTTCAGAAAGAAAGGGGAAGAACTGCTGGTTTCTTAGGAAGTGGGGGTAAAGAATTTATTGAAGAGCTTAGAACTCAAAGAACTATTACAGATGAGAAAATAAGGGAACTTAAGAACTTCTTTGATATAAGATACTTATCTTCCTTACCTGCTAAATCCCAGCAAATAATTAAAGAAGTAATTTCAACAGAATTAAACTCTTTAACAGAAATAAGACTGAAAGTTGATAAACAAAAGATTTCTGTAAAAGAAGCTATTAATTTTAACCTTTTAAACTCTATAGGCATGATTGCTAAATATGCTTCAGATGCTAAAGTTTCTCGGGAACTTATTGCTTATACAGACTTGATTCTTGTTAAGGAAAAAATGGGACTTGAAAGGGCTATTTTGTCAATTGCTTTTACTAAAGATATATTTACAAAAAAACTTTTTGAAAAATTTCTCTATTTCAAAGCCGAACAGTTAGCTTTTATAAGAGCTTTTAAACTGACAGCTCCTGAAGAGGTAGTGAAGTTTTATGAAAAGACTTTGAAAGGGGAAGCTGTTGATGAAGTTGATAGAATGGAAAGGTTAGCCCTAGCAACACCATTCACCGGAAACTTTAACGTTGATCCAAACTATTGGTTCAATACAATAACCAAGAAAATTAACCTCGTGAAAAAAGTTGAGGATTTTGTATCTCAGAAGCTAATATAA